CTTGTCTGCAGTGCCTGGACCCACTTCCTTTCCAGCCACTCTCCGCACCCCAGCTTCCCCTGTGGCTACAAAGTCACAGACAACCTCCAGGTGGAAAAATCCAGTGGGCACTCCACAATGCTCAGCCCCCTCAACCCCTCAGCAGCACTGACACAGCCAAGACCCCCACTTCTAGACAGGCCTGTGCATGCACGCATCATGTGTACGTGTGGGCAGGCAGGTGTGTACGTAAGGGCCTGCGTGTGTGGGTACGTATGGGTGTTTTGTGTGCATGTActcacatgcatgtacacatgtgtgtgcaagtatgtaCATAGTCTAGGCCTGCAAGTATGTCATGGAGTACAAGCGTGTATGTGTGTCCGTGTGCatgagtgtggtgtgtgtattcTGCCTGTGCATGGTTTGTGGATGTGAGTACATGTTGAGACGTGCGTGCACATGAATGTATGTGTGTTGGTGCATCCGTgtgcatttgtgtgcatgtgcactGTGTTACATACATGTGCAAACGCCCTCTGGCCATGGCAGTCTGGGGTTTTCCTACCTCTTTTCCTAACttctctgtctcagtctcctctcCCACGTTGCCTGCCCGCCTCACTCACTCTTTCATGGCAAGCTTCCCCAGCTCCCTGCAGCTTCAGTGATTGTTTCAAGGCTGACAATGCCTGGAGCCCTCTCTCCAGACCAGACCTCACTCCTGAGCCCAGACCCACATGTTCAGTGCCCCCCGGGCACTCCCTTGACAGCACCCACACCCTGGGTGAGAATCTTCTGGAAGGTGTGGGCCTCCCGTAGGCGTCAATCTTTCACTCAGGGCCTGGTACATCCCAAGTGCTCTTATAAATTTGCTAAATGGGCAGATGAAGCAGAGGCCGGAGGGTGAAGAATGGACGGAAAGACCCCTATATCGGGATCAGAAAGGGGAAAGAGCAGTGACCAGAAGTGTGTGCTGCCCCACACAGGCCACATACCTAGGTCACATCTGGGTCACCTTGTCACTATCttgtttcctcttcctcttcctcctcctcctcttcctcctcctccttttccttccccaaGCGGCCACGGTCCTTGGAAACGTCACCAAACTCAAAGTTGCCTTCAATGTCCAAGACCTGCAGGTGCTTCAGCCTCCGGAAGGCGCTGTCCACCACGGAGCCCACAGCCAGCTTGTTAAACCTGTGGGAGCGTCAAGGCGGAGTCAGTGCCAGGAGCCCAACCCCCAAGGAACCCTCCCTTCCCCGAACTGGCCTCTCCAGAAGGTAACAGGGGAGGGAACGGCCCTCCTGGAAAGTGGTGCAGCAGGCGGGAAAGGCCAGGGCCTGAGAGCACGGTGCATGATGGAAGGTACAGGCTGGTCAGGGCAGCCGCAGCTTGGGGTGGGACTGGCACTGGGCCAGTCTCTGCAAAGTGAGGGGTCTGTCTCTGCACACAGTCTCACTGTTATTTTGGAAGCCACATCTTTGGGGGCTGTCTCTATGCCATCCCTGGCATTAACCCCAAGGCCTGAGGCTCCTGGGCCGCGGTAGCCAGGGGTCACCACAGTGCCTGATGTGGAGTGGCACACAGGCAAGGCCAGCGCTGAGCCGGGCCAGGGCCACACTCAGGGGTgggaaggtggaggctgtggcTCTGATCTCAGGCTCCTCACTCTCTGTGCTTCAGCTCCCCTGCAGATGCCTGAGGCACATGTCAAGCCATCCTGATGTCATCAAGCCCTGGGCCTTCTGGGCAACTAAGCTCCTGGGAGCACACACTGCTCTTCTCTGCCCTGTCTCCTTCTCTCTGATTTGGGGTCAGGGATTATGGGAAGTGCTGGGAAGAACCATCCTGGCTCTGCTGGATGGAAGCCCCTCATATCCTCAGGGAGCTGCATCCCTTGAATCATTCCAAATCTCCATCTCTTAGCCCCAGAACCCAGGGAGGACCTGAACATCTATCCCTGAGTGTGAGGCCCGGGCCTAGCCTGGATGACTGCAGACACAGCAGTCACCTGCGCTCTCAGGGCCTCAGCGCTCTCAGCTGCAAACCAGGAAGACGCTGTCCGGCATCCTTTCTGCCACAGTAACATTCACAACACCCGTGAGCACTGGTTTCTAACGCTTCCAAAGCCCTTTGACAAACCTAGGAACCACATCAGGCCTGGCCAGACTGTCCCCACCCTTGAGAGCTGAGCTGTGGTTACACAGTCAGCAGTGGAGCCAAGCTGTTCCCACGTGAATCAGCTGTCCCGCTGGAGCTGGGGCAGACCCCACGGGGGTGTGTACAGGGCCTCGAGTGGCCTCCTACCTGAGAAAGATTCCCTTGAGGTTGGGTGTGGAGTCGAAGGCATTGGCGGGCACCGCACTAATCTTGTTGTTCTGCAGGTATAGGTACTCAAGTGACTCGGGGAGCCCCTCGGGGATCTCTGTGAGCTGATTCCCGGCGATGTCCAGCAGCTGCAGGGGCGACCAAGGGAGTCAGGGACTCCCACCTGTGCAAAGCACTTAACAGCTTACAAAACTCCCACCAAGTCCCCAGCCTATCTAAATCTAACAACAACCCTGTGTGGAGGAGGGGGTGTCTATAACTATCCCCACTTACCAGATTGGGaaatagaggctcagagaggttcagtgaTCTTTCCAAGATCACATAACCCGTAAAAGGCTGTAGCCGGGTGTGCCTGACTCCAAACCAGTATTCTAATTGATGAATGTCCTACCCAGCTTCTTGTGCCTTCCCACATAAACTCACAGCCAAGACGTTTGGGTGTCACAGTCCTACCTCCTGACACACTTGTCATTCCCATTAGACTTTGTCATTCCCAAAGATCTCAAATGGGCAGAGCCCAGGGCTCCTCCAGACTCTGAATCTCGCCCCACTGGCCCTGGATGGGGCCGTGGCAGGTGCTCGGGTGGGACTGCTCATTTATGGACCTCAGGGGCCACATGTACAGAGGCCAGGAGCAAGGGCGTAAGACCCACAGTGACCCCAGCACAACAGCCAGGCCCCAGGCCGTTCTCCAATCATCACATGCCTGGCATCCAGGGGAGGACAGTCAGGGAAGTGGGTTCCCACAGGGAGCTGCTGAAGCCACTGGGCGGCCCCTAACCTGGAAGCACCCCACCTTCCCGCCCAGGTTCTCTGatgagtttccttttttttttttttttttttaatttgagacagggtctcgctctgtcgtccaggattgagtgcagtagtgcgatcatagGTCACTGCCAGCTCTATTttccctaggctcaagtgatcctcccacctcagcctcccagggtaagtgggaatacaggtgcatgccactgcaccgggctaattttttttttaatttatttttttgtagagaccaggtctcactatgttgcccgggcaggccttgaactcctgggctcaagtgatcctcctgcctcggcctctctaACTGCTGAgattcaggcatgagccagcgtACAGAGTGGATTTCTCTTTCACCCACACTGGTTGAGTTGGGGGTTTTGTTACCAAAGTGAACTATGTGCCCAGGCATCCCTGCCTAATTCTGACCATGTGGTCACAGCAGCCACATCGACTGGCCAGCCCCAGAAAGCATGAGTAGatccccacctccagccctctGCAGACTGGTGAGGTGGGCCCACAGCTCAAGCTGGCCCCTCTACCTCCCATCCCAAGGCCCAGACTTCTCCACACACCTACTCCTGTGCCTGCAAAGGGGTGAGCTTGACTCTCCCATACATACCACCTAAACTGGCCCCTGGTCCCCCTGAGCCTGGGGCCCCTACCTACAGCCATGACCTTCCTTGCCTCCACAGCCCTTCTCAAACCTGTATCTGCAGGTGGTGAGCTCAGCTTGGCCATAGCAGCTGTACTCTGCCCCTCACTCTTGTACCTGCAGGTGGGCTGGGCTCACCCTAGCACGCCAGCCACACCCTCTGCCTGACcccacctcctgcctcccctAAGGCCTAGCTTCGCCCTAGCCAGCATCCCCACAGATACCTGAAGGTGAATGAGCTCAGTCTGGCCATACCAGCGGAACCTCCCTTACCACCCAGCCCTTCTCCTCACCCTTCAGACAGGTGGGCTCAGGGCAGCCATGCCAGTACCCCCCTCCATGGACATGGCCCAGCATCCTCCCTTCCGCTTACCTGCAGATGGGCAAGGTCCACCCAGGCGCGGGGGCCCAGGGCCCGGCTGCGCAGTCGGTTGCTGGTGAGGTACAGCTCACGCAGCTGGGCCATGCCCGCCAGTGCCCCTCGTGCCAGGGCAGCCAGCTCATTGCGCTTGACCTTCAGCACATGGACATTTCGAGGCAGCCCAGGTGGCAGCGTGTGCAGCCGGTTGCCCGACAGGTCCAGCGAGCGCAGCAGGCGCAGCTTGCGGAAGGCGTCGCGGTGCACCTGCGGGCTGGTGATGCGGTTGTAGCTGAGGTTGAGCTCCTCCAGGAAGTAGGTGGTGGCAAAGTCTTCGCGGCCGATGCCTGTGATCTGGTTGTGCAGGATCATGAGGGTGCGCACGCGGCGAGGCAGGCCGCTGGGCACGCGCTCCAGCGCGTTGTTGTACAGGTGCACCGTGTGCAGCCGCTTGAGGCCCTGGAAGGCCCGCGGGTGGATGCCCTGCGCCTGCAGCTGGTTGCTGTGCAGCAGCAGGTACTCCAGGCTGCGGATGGGGGTCAGCACATCCGCGTCCACGCTCCGGATTGCGTTCTTCTCCAAGTGCAGCAGCACCAGGCTGCGCGGCAGCCCAGCTGGGACCCGAGACAGGTTGTTGCTGGACAGATCCAGGTACTCCAGGCTGGAGAGcttcctggggcagggagggaattAAGACGGTTGGCAGGAGCCCACATTGTGCTCGTTTCCACCACGATTCCCAAGAGAAGCGGCTGGGGAATTGCCACTAGCTCCTCCCAGCTCTGCCGCTCACTGACTGTGGGCCCTCAGTCCTCGCTCCTCGGGTTGACTCAATGATATTCTGGTGTAGGAAGGATCCGGCATTTTCTGACACACAGGAGCTTACTTGAAGACCACTGTTTAACCTTTTGATAGCCTTTTATGGCTACCTTGATcccttataaaaatgaaaatgtatttgccTTCAACAAGAATGCCCAAGTCTATATTTCGTACCAAGAAGCCAGCCTCTGCCAATGCTTCTTTATCTCACTGGAATCTCGGAAGGCCTTACTTCTGCATAGTTCTTGTTCCCAGGGACAGAAATGTCAACAGAGGCACAAGGCTTAAAGTTCCTTCTCCAGGGAAGGTGGGCAGGGGACGTGTGtgaggggctgggctgggtggtTGGCCCTGAAGGAGCTTCCCGGGTCCCGTGGTCACGCCAAGGACCTGGTGAGACAAGGACTCACCAGAAGGTCTCATTGTCCAGACCCTCGTCAGTCAGGTAGTTGTTCTGCAGGTACAGCTCGCGCAGGCTGCTCAGCTCGCTGAAGGCCCCTGGGGGAATCTTCTCCAGCTTGTTGTTCTGGGGgatgaagggaagggaggagagtgtGAGGAGGACTGAGGGCAAGGTCAGGGCCTCGGGATGAGGTGTGGAGAGGAGTCTGGGAAGCCACCAGGAAGGGACCCATGTGGGCACCTGTGCCCATGTGGGCCTGAGCTCTTCCCCTGCAGGCCCCCGCCCCAGTGCCCTGGCTGTGGGGTCTGCTGTGCCCCTCCTTACTTCTCCCCTGCCCACCTTGAGGTGCAGCTTGTACAGGGCAGGCGGCAGGTGCTTGGGCACGTGGCGCAGGAAGTTGCTGGACAGGATGAGGACCTCGACGTTGCTGGAGCCGTTGAACATGTTGTCCGGCAGCCCGGCGTCCGCCAGCTTGTTGTTGTGCAGGTACACAGACCTGCGGGTCAAGGCACAGGTCCTCACCCAGCTGGGCTCCCTAGGCCCTGTGCCAGCTCACCTGGTGAGCCTCCAAAcccttgcccaggctgctctccttCCATCCAAACTCAAGAGTAGAGAGTCAGAAGGACCTCAGATGTTGCCTACACAGCCAACG
This region of Macaca fascicularis isolate 582-1 chromosome 1, T2T-MFA8v1.1 genomic DNA includes:
- the PODN gene encoding podocan isoform X1, which produces MRQIQLRGTGSKDPSSQPSFQVWGLKGVQFQCGRLGTRKRRGLDSPPSRSPGFRQPWRPGASDSAPPAGTMAQSRALLLLLLLPPQLHLGPVLAMRAPGFGRSGGHSLSPEENEFAEEEPVLVLSPEEPGPGPAAISCPRDCACSQEGVVDCGGIDLREFPGDLPEHTSHLSLQNNQLEKIYPEELSRLHRLETLNLQNNRLTSRGLPEKAFEHLTNLNYLYLANNKLTLAPRFLPNALISVDFAANYLTKIYGLTFGQKPNLRSVYLHNNKLADAGLPDNMFNGSSNVEVLILSSNFLRHVPKHLPPALYKLHLKNNKLEKIPPGAFSELSSLRELYLQNNYLTDEGLDNETFWKLSSLEYLDLSSNNLSRVPAGLPRSLVLLHLEKNAIRSVDADVLTPIRSLEYLLLHSNQLQAQGIHPRAFQGLKRLHTVHLYNNALERVPSGLPRRVRTLMILHNQITGIGREDFATTYFLEELNLSYNRITSPQVHRDAFRKLRLLRSLDLSGNRLHTLPPGLPRNVHVLKVKRNELAALARGALAGMAQLRELYLTSNRLRSRALGPRAWVDLAHLQLLDIAGNQLTEIPEGLPESLEYLYLQNNKISAVPANAFDSTPNLKGIFLRFNKLAVGSVVDSAFRRLKHLQVLDIEGNFEFGDVSKDRGRLGKEKEEEEEEEEEEEEETR
- the PODN gene encoding podocan isoform X2 encodes the protein MEGARARGAQLSLGERVRPAGRGSAPGRSRFRQPWRPGASDSAPPAGTMAQSRALLLLLLLPPQLHLGPVLAMRAPGFGRSGGHSLSPEENEFAEEEPVLVLSPEEPGPGPAAISCPRDCACSQEGVVDCGGIDLREFPGDLPEHTSHLSLQNNQLEKIYPEELSRLHRLETLNLQNNRLTSRGLPEKAFEHLTNLNYLYLANNKLTLAPRFLPNALISVDFAANYLTKIYGLTFGQKPNLRSVYLHNNKLADAGLPDNMFNGSSNVEVLILSSNFLRHVPKHLPPALYKLHLKNNKLEKIPPGAFSELSSLRELYLQNNYLTDEGLDNETFWKLSSLEYLDLSSNNLSRVPAGLPRSLVLLHLEKNAIRSVDADVLTPIRSLEYLLLHSNQLQAQGIHPRAFQGLKRLHTVHLYNNALERVPSGLPRRVRTLMILHNQITGIGREDFATTYFLEELNLSYNRITSPQVHRDAFRKLRLLRSLDLSGNRLHTLPPGLPRNVHVLKVKRNELAALARGALAGMAQLRELYLTSNRLRSRALGPRAWVDLAHLQLLDIAGNQLTEIPEGLPESLEYLYLQNNKISAVPANAFDSTPNLKGIFLRFNKLAVGSVVDSAFRRLKHLQVLDIEGNFEFGDVSKDRGRLGKEKEEEEEEEEEEEEETR
- the PODN gene encoding podocan isoform X3 codes for the protein MAQSRALLLLLLLPPQLHLGPVLAMRAPGFGRSGGHSLSPEENEFAEEEPVLVLSPEEPGPGPAAISCPRDCACSQEGVVDCGGIDLREFPGDLPEHTSHLSLQNNQLEKIYPEELSRLHRLETLNLQNNRLTSRGLPEKAFEHLTNLNYLYLANNKLTLAPRFLPNALISVDFAANYLTKIYGLTFGQKPNLRSVYLHNNKLADAGLPDNMFNGSSNVEVLILSSNFLRHVPKHLPPALYKLHLKNNKLEKIPPGAFSELSSLRELYLQNNYLTDEGLDNETFWKLSSLEYLDLSSNNLSRVPAGLPRSLVLLHLEKNAIRSVDADVLTPIRSLEYLLLHSNQLQAQGIHPRAFQGLKRLHTVHLYNNALERVPSGLPRRVRTLMILHNQITGIGREDFATTYFLEELNLSYNRITSPQVHRDAFRKLRLLRSLDLSGNRLHTLPPGLPRNVHVLKVKRNELAALARGALAGMAQLRELYLTSNRLRSRALGPRAWVDLAHLQLLDIAGNQLTEIPEGLPESLEYLYLQNNKISAVPANAFDSTPNLKGIFLRFNKLAVGSVVDSAFRRLKHLQVLDIEGNFEFGDVSKDRGRLGKEKEEEEEEEEEEEEETR